TTTCAGTTTGACAGGCACGTTGTGAAAGAATTCCTTGAAATCCTTGAAAGTTATCCTCCACTATGATCTTCTACTCACAGGATCTCAATTTCACTCCTGATCCAACCCTCCGCAATTACACCTGAAAGTGGCGATTGCAATTGTGTCCCATTCAAGAGTTATCGTTATGTCGGCAACCTCATAGGTAATGCCATCAACTAGCCAATCTTCAAAATGATACCCGGGATCAGGCGTTGCGCTCAAATTGACCTCCGCACCCTTATCATAGACATAAGTTCCGACATCGGGACTAACGGTTCCCCTTCCGGACTTATAGATTTCAAGAGTAACTTTCTCCACTTCTTGAACAAAGGTGGCCGAAACTGATTTATCACGGTCCATAACAACCGAAACGTTCTGGCTGTCTGAGTAATGAGAACCATCTAAGTACCACGCTTCAAAACCCCATCCATCTGCGGGAGTAGCCGAAAGCGGGACGGTGGTCCCCTCTATGTAGTTGTGATTTCCGACTGCGGGACTAACGGAACCCTGACCGGTTGGCTCAGCCATTGACAAGGTGAAAATCGTTGGCGGCTCTTCAATGAAGAGAGCCCTTGCCGTCTTGCTGGCATCCATGGTAATCGTTATCTGCTCAGAGCTTGAGAAGAATGCCCCATCTATCTGCCAGAAATCAAAGTCCCAGCCGTCGGACGGTGTAGCTACAAGGGTCACCATGGAGCCCTCTTCATAAATACTGTCACCGACGGCAGGTTTGACATTTCCACTACCTGAAGGTTCAAGCATCGTAAGTACGTGAGTCTTACGAACAAAAACGGCCCTTACATTTCTATCAGTGTTCATCGTGAGTTCGGCTTCACGTTCAGTGGAATAGACTGCATCTTCAACAAGCCACTGTTCAAATAGCCACCCCTCTGTCGGTGTCGCTTGAAGGATTACAGACTTTCCAGCATCATACTTATGATCCCCGACCGCCGGAGCAACGACTCCCTACCCTATCGGTTCGAGCATCGACAAAGTAACCGAAGCCACAGGCTCCTCGTTGAAGAAGGCTTTTACAATTTTGTTTGTGTCCATCAATAATTCAGTCGCCTCTTCACTAGAATAGAAAGCCTCGTCAACCTGCCACCTGTCGAATTCCCAGCCTTCCGTCGGAGTAGCGACAAGACCTACCACGGTCGCATAGTCATACTGATATTCTCCCGGCACAGGAACAACA
The genomic region above belongs to Mesotoga sp. UBA6090 and contains:
- a CDS encoding InlB B-repeat-containing protein — translated: MLEPSGSGNVKPAVGDSIYEEGSMVTLVATPSDGWDFDFWQIDGAFFSSSEQITITMDASKTARALFIEEPPTIFTLSMAEPTGQGSVSPAVGNHNYIEGTTVPLSATPADGWGFEAWYLDGSHYSDSQNVSVVMDRDKSVSATFVQEVEKVTLEIYKSGRGTVSPDVGTYVYDKGAEVNLSATPDPGYHFEDWLVDGITYEVADITITLEWDTIAIATFRCNCGGLDQE